In a genomic window of Chrysemys picta bellii isolate R12L10 chromosome 1, ASM1138683v2, whole genome shotgun sequence:
- the WEE2 gene encoding wee1-like protein kinase 2 isoform X1 codes for MNFRSATMDDWDESDELIQKLDFSSCAEENEMEEDSSIQEEAPQSSSPQKSWDFQSWRVNSPLAVTPKRKVGDVSLTRTKTWMSPTVDSASSLRKTTGPAWECPGTPLHYVTWRKLQLCDTPHTPKSLLTKTAFPSTVGKFPSKGPRHLRFTPGADPDDSSQASLVNINPFTPESYRQMLFPPNGKRKARGELGDPTLSGSKVEQGLPAKRFLLRESNMVSRYKKEFLELEKIGVGEFGSVYKCIKRLDGCVYAIKRSKRPLAGSSDEQMALREVYAHAVLGHHPHVVRYYSAWAEDDHMIIQNEHCNGGSLQDALLENAKTGRYFQEAELKEILLQVSMGLKYIHSSGLAHMDIKPSNIFICHKLVTDGSAAQEESDSEDDGFSSNVAYKIGDLGHVTSITNPQVEEGDSRFLANEILQEQYCYLPKADIFALALTMALAAGSGPLPRNDAMWHHIRRGNLPPIPQQLTHGFHGLLKLMVHPDPVARPSATALTKHPILRPSLGKAAQLQKQLNVEKFKTAMLERELRAARLAQTFRKDQSLGCARLESETSSKQNCNKRLVGGKNSRSFSFTWGGY; via the exons ATGAACTTCAGATCAG CCACAATGGATGACTGGGATGAGAGTGATGAACTTATCCAGAAACTGGATTTTTCCAGCTGCGCTGAAGAGAATGAGATGGAAGAGGACAGTAGTATACAAGAAGAGGCTCCCCAAAGTTCAAGCCcccagaagagctgggattttcagagtTGGAGAGTTAACAGTCCTCTTGCAGTAACCCCCAAAAGAAAAGTCGGTGATGTGTCTCTGACTCGTACTAAAACATGGATGAGTCCCACTGTGGACTCTGCTTCATCCTTGAGAAAGACTACTGGTCCTGCCTGGGAATGTCCTGGGACTCCACTGCATTACGTCACCTGGAGAAAACTGCAGCTGTGTGACACCCCGCACACTCCCAAG agtCTCTTAACAAAGACTGCTTTTCCTTCAACCGTGGGAAAATTCCCCTCCAAAGGTCCCCGGCACTTGAGATTTACTCCTGGTGCTGATCCAGATGATTCTTCCCAGGCTTCGCTGGTCAACATTAACCCATTTACACCAGAGTCATATCGACAGATGCTCTTCCCTCCCAATGGCAAAAGGAAAGCTAGAGGAGAGCT GGGAGATCCCACTCTAAGCGGGAGcaaggtggagcaggggctgccaGCCAAG AGATTTCTCTTGAGAGAGAGCAACATGGTTTCCCGCTACAAGAAGGAATTCCTGGAGCTAGAAAAAATTGGGGTAGGAGAATTTGGCTCTGTCTACAAGTGTATCAAACGTCTAGATGGATGTGTGTATGCTATCAAGCGCTCGAAGAGGCCTCTGGCAGGATCCTCAGATGA GCAAATGGCATTGCGGGAAGTCTATGCCCATGCAGTGCTTGGACACCATCCCCATGTTGTGCGCTACTACTCTGCTTGGGCAGAGGATGATCACATGATCATTCAGAATGAACACTGCAATG GTGGGAGCCTTCAAGATGCGCTGTTGGAAAATGCTAAGACTGGGCGCTATTTCCAAGAAGCAGAGTTAAAGGAGATCCTGCTGCAAGTTTCCATGGGGCTAAAGTACATACACAGCTCTGGCCTGGCACACATGGACATCAAACCTA GTAACATCTTCATCTGTCACAAGCTGGTGACTGATGGCTCCGCTGCTCAGGAAGAGAGCGACAGTGAAGATGACGGGTTCTCTTCCAATGTGGCATATAAAATTG GTGACCTGGGCCATGTGACATCAATAACTAATCCCCAAGTGGAGGAGGGAGACAGTCGTTTTCTGGCCAATGAGATTCTGCAAGAG CAATACTGCTATCTGCCAAAGGCAGACATCTTTGCCCTGGCATTAACAATGGCTCTAGCAGCAGGGTCAGGACCATTGCCTCGCAATGATGCCATGTGGCACCATATCCGCAGAGGCAACCTTCCACCAATCCCTCAGCAGCTCACACATGGCTTTCATGGACTCCTTAAG CTCATGGTTCACCCTGACCCAGTTGCAAGACCATCCGCCACGGCTCTTACTAAACACCCAATTCTTCGGCCCTCTCTTGGAAAAGCTGCACAGCTCCAGAAGCAGCTAAATGTGGAGAAGTTTAAGACTGCCATGCTGGAAAG GGAACTGAGAGCAGCCCGTCTTGCTCAGACCTTCAGGAAGGACCAGTCCTTGGGATGTGCCAGACTAGAGTCTGAAACCTCTTCCAAACAGAACTGCAACAAGCGCCTGGTAGGAGGGAAGAATTCTCGCTCATTCAGCTTTACATGGGGGGGTTACTGA
- the WEE2 gene encoding wee1-like protein kinase 2 isoform X2 — MDDWDESDELIQKLDFSSCAEENEMEEDSSIQEEAPQSSSPQKSWDFQSWRVNSPLAVTPKRKVGDVSLTRTKTWMSPTVDSASSLRKTTGPAWECPGTPLHYVTWRKLQLCDTPHTPKSLLTKTAFPSTVGKFPSKGPRHLRFTPGADPDDSSQASLVNINPFTPESYRQMLFPPNGKRKARGELGDPTLSGSKVEQGLPAKRFLLRESNMVSRYKKEFLELEKIGVGEFGSVYKCIKRLDGCVYAIKRSKRPLAGSSDEQMALREVYAHAVLGHHPHVVRYYSAWAEDDHMIIQNEHCNGGSLQDALLENAKTGRYFQEAELKEILLQVSMGLKYIHSSGLAHMDIKPSNIFICHKLVTDGSAAQEESDSEDDGFSSNVAYKIGDLGHVTSITNPQVEEGDSRFLANEILQEQYCYLPKADIFALALTMALAAGSGPLPRNDAMWHHIRRGNLPPIPQQLTHGFHGLLKLMVHPDPVARPSATALTKHPILRPSLGKAAQLQKQLNVEKFKTAMLERELRAARLAQTFRKDQSLGCARLESETSSKQNCNKRLVGGKNSRSFSFTWGGY, encoded by the exons ATGGATGACTGGGATGAGAGTGATGAACTTATCCAGAAACTGGATTTTTCCAGCTGCGCTGAAGAGAATGAGATGGAAGAGGACAGTAGTATACAAGAAGAGGCTCCCCAAAGTTCAAGCCcccagaagagctgggattttcagagtTGGAGAGTTAACAGTCCTCTTGCAGTAACCCCCAAAAGAAAAGTCGGTGATGTGTCTCTGACTCGTACTAAAACATGGATGAGTCCCACTGTGGACTCTGCTTCATCCTTGAGAAAGACTACTGGTCCTGCCTGGGAATGTCCTGGGACTCCACTGCATTACGTCACCTGGAGAAAACTGCAGCTGTGTGACACCCCGCACACTCCCAAG agtCTCTTAACAAAGACTGCTTTTCCTTCAACCGTGGGAAAATTCCCCTCCAAAGGTCCCCGGCACTTGAGATTTACTCCTGGTGCTGATCCAGATGATTCTTCCCAGGCTTCGCTGGTCAACATTAACCCATTTACACCAGAGTCATATCGACAGATGCTCTTCCCTCCCAATGGCAAAAGGAAAGCTAGAGGAGAGCT GGGAGATCCCACTCTAAGCGGGAGcaaggtggagcaggggctgccaGCCAAG AGATTTCTCTTGAGAGAGAGCAACATGGTTTCCCGCTACAAGAAGGAATTCCTGGAGCTAGAAAAAATTGGGGTAGGAGAATTTGGCTCTGTCTACAAGTGTATCAAACGTCTAGATGGATGTGTGTATGCTATCAAGCGCTCGAAGAGGCCTCTGGCAGGATCCTCAGATGA GCAAATGGCATTGCGGGAAGTCTATGCCCATGCAGTGCTTGGACACCATCCCCATGTTGTGCGCTACTACTCTGCTTGGGCAGAGGATGATCACATGATCATTCAGAATGAACACTGCAATG GTGGGAGCCTTCAAGATGCGCTGTTGGAAAATGCTAAGACTGGGCGCTATTTCCAAGAAGCAGAGTTAAAGGAGATCCTGCTGCAAGTTTCCATGGGGCTAAAGTACATACACAGCTCTGGCCTGGCACACATGGACATCAAACCTA GTAACATCTTCATCTGTCACAAGCTGGTGACTGATGGCTCCGCTGCTCAGGAAGAGAGCGACAGTGAAGATGACGGGTTCTCTTCCAATGTGGCATATAAAATTG GTGACCTGGGCCATGTGACATCAATAACTAATCCCCAAGTGGAGGAGGGAGACAGTCGTTTTCTGGCCAATGAGATTCTGCAAGAG CAATACTGCTATCTGCCAAAGGCAGACATCTTTGCCCTGGCATTAACAATGGCTCTAGCAGCAGGGTCAGGACCATTGCCTCGCAATGATGCCATGTGGCACCATATCCGCAGAGGCAACCTTCCACCAATCCCTCAGCAGCTCACACATGGCTTTCATGGACTCCTTAAG CTCATGGTTCACCCTGACCCAGTTGCAAGACCATCCGCCACGGCTCTTACTAAACACCCAATTCTTCGGCCCTCTCTTGGAAAAGCTGCACAGCTCCAGAAGCAGCTAAATGTGGAGAAGTTTAAGACTGCCATGCTGGAAAG GGAACTGAGAGCAGCCCGTCTTGCTCAGACCTTCAGGAAGGACCAGTCCTTGGGATGTGCCAGACTAGAGTCTGAAACCTCTTCCAAACAGAACTGCAACAAGCGCCTGGTAGGAGGGAAGAATTCTCGCTCATTCAGCTTTACATGGGGGGGTTACTGA